In one Nicotiana sylvestris chromosome 8, ASM39365v2, whole genome shotgun sequence genomic region, the following are encoded:
- the LOC138875112 gene encoding uncharacterized protein — protein MHRHSTPYRHKANGAIEAANKNIKNILRKMIQGSRQWHEKLPFALLGYRTTVRTSVGAQLPIEFAYGWFENGEARLLGTDLVRDALEKVKLIQDQLRTTQSRQRVTLIERYRDVSFLMLAILDMFLSLLVFNCELESMSKFLYHE, from the exons ATGCATCGCCATTCTACCCCTTACCGGCACAAAGCCAATGGAGCCATTGAAGCGgcgaacaagaacatcaagaatatTCTTAGAAAGATGAtccaaggttctaggcaatggcatgaaaagttgccttttgctcttTTGGGATACCGCACGACTGTTCGCACATCTGTTGGTGCACAG ctaccaatagAGTTTGCCTATGGTTGGTTTGAGAATGGGGAGGCTAGGTTGTTAGGCACTGATCTGGTTCGggatgccttggagaaagtcaagttgattcaaGATCAGCTTCGTACAACACAGTCTAGACAGAGAGTTACACTGATCGAAAG GTATAGAGATGTATCATTCCTCATGCTAGCTATACTTGACATGTTCTTATCACTGTTGGTCTTTAATtgtgaacttgaaagcatgtctaaatttcTGTACCATGAATGA